The Spiroplasma endosymbiont of Atherix ibis nucleotide sequence ATATTGTGTAATAGACAAAAAGAAATTGAAGCTTTTGATAAAAAACAATATTTTTATATACAAGATGAAGTTGTTAAAGATATAATTTTTAAAAATTATATTTATAATGAAAATAATAAATTAGTAATTAATAAAATTTATGATAAACAAAAAGCTCTAGAATTAAAAAATAGTTTAGCTGATAGTTTTATTGTAAAAGATATAAAAGAAACTAAATTTTAAGAAAGTAATTTTAAACCATTTTCAACAGCAGATTTATTAAAAGCAGCTAAATCAAAATTAAAGTTAAAGACTAAAGAAACTACCCAATTAGCTCAAAGTCTATATGAGAAAGGATTAATTACATATATTAGAACTGATTCCAATAATTTAGATCATGAAACTGAACAAAATTTAGTTAAATTTGTTATTAATTATTTTGGTCAAGATAAATTAGGCAAACTGATTAAAACTCAAACTAAAGAAACAGATCAAGAAGGACATCCTGCAATTACACCAACTCATTTTGAATGACTTGTTGAAAATATTAACAATTACTTTAGTGAACAATTAAGTGATAAAGAAAAAAACTTATACTGATTAATTTGACAAAATACAATTAATTCAATTTATCTAAAACCTACAGGTATTAAGAAAAAAGTTTTCTTATAAAATAATGGAAGTATTTTTTATACAAATTTAAAGAAATTTATTAATAAAGGTTATTATGAAATTGATAAAAGTTTAGAATTGCCTAAAAATATTGATTTTAATTGCTTTAAAGATAGTAAATTAAATGTAAATAATTTAGAAATTATTGAAGATTGTGATAAAGCTCCTAGTAAACTAAATGAAATTAGTTTAATTGAGCAATTACAGAAGTTAGAAATTGGTCGACCTAGTACTTATAAAACAGCAATAGAGGTAAATGTTTTAAGAGGTTATGTTGAATTAGAAAAATCAAAAGCTGAATCAATGATAGTTAATGAATTAGGTTTAAAAGTTAATGACTTTTTAGAAAAAAACTTTAAAAGTATTATAAATTTAGATTTTACTAAAAATATGGAAAAAGATTTAGATTTAATAGCTAATAACAAAATAGTTGATCATAAACAATACTTAAAAGATTTTTATTTAAAATTAGATAATTTATCTACTAATTACAATTTTGATGGATTAAAGTGCTCAAAATGCCAAATAGGCTATATTCTAGAAAGAGTTAGCAAAAAAGGAACAAAATTTAAAGGTTGTTCAAACTATCCAAGTTGTAAAAATGCAGAATTTTAAACACCTTTAAAGGTTTTTTTGATATTATTAATTTAAATAGTATTTAAAGGAAAAAAATGGAAGCGGCATTAAAAATTTTAGAAAAATATAATTTTGAACAAATTTTAAAAAAGTTAGATTTGATTTTTGGAAAGTCACTTTTTAAAACAATAAAATATGTTATTGAAAATAACATAGAACTTATGTATCCAAATATATTTGAGATTTTAATAAAAGAAAATTATAAAACCGATTATGATAATCTTAAATTTAATGAAGATAATTTCAGTTTTATTGATTTTTATTGTATTTGTAAATATTTATCTAGAAAGGGAATAAATAGTTTTAAAAAATATGAAAGATTTTTTTTAAAACTTAATGAGTTAAGAAGTTTAGTTAAATGAATTAAAAATAAAAATGAATTAAATTATATTAAAGACATTTTTTATCTTGATAGTCCTGATTTTATTATTCAATATAGAAATAAAATATTAGGATTAGAAATAAGTAGTATTTATTATCAAAATACAGAAGAAGAATTAAAAGAATATAAAACTAATTTGCTATTGCCAATAGAAAAAATTAATGATTTTGCACAAAAAAATGAAATAAAATTATTAAAAAATGTAAATAAAAGTAATATTTTTACTTATATTAGTAATATTTATACAAAACCAAATTTAGAATCTTTTAAAAAACACATAAAACAAGAAAAAATTGATTCTTACTATAATAAAATAAAAAATAAATATGGACAAAAAAATGAAATAAAATTAGAATTATTTTTTGATATTAATGAATATGATAGTGAAATTCACTTATCTCAACTAGAAATAAAAAAAATTAATTATGAAATTAAATCAATTTTAGGAATTTTACAAAAGAAAAAAAATTTTAAAATTTGTATTCATTATGAATATTCAGATATGTTATTATATTTATAAGGTAAATAGAGCACTAGCAGCGCTAGGACTCTATTTTTTTGTTTAAATTAATATTTTGTTACTAGCAGCTGCTAGTTTTTTATTTATCACTATTAAATTTTCCTTGGGGAAAATAGAAAGGAAGAAAATATGAAAAAAGCTCCTGGAGTTATTTTTAAAACTTTAAATTTTAATCAACCAATTGATCCAGTAACAAAGGAAGTAAGAAATAAGAGTAAAAAATCTAGAGATAATTATTATAATTCTGGTGACTATTTAAACTATATTTCTAGACCAGATGCTGTTTTTAATCTAGATATAGATGATGAATAAGTAAAACTATTAAATACTTTAAGAACTGGATCAAGAGAGGAAAAAATTAAATATAATAAAATGCTTGAAGAAATAAATAAAAACTTTAAAAGTACTGGAATTTATTCAAAAAATGGACTAATGAGTATAGAAGAAGTTAAAGAATTAAGAAAAGATATGAAAAATTTAGATGATAATCAAATTTTTTGAGACACTATTGTTTCTTTTTCTGATGATTTTATCAAAGAAAATAATCTTTATACTCCTGAAAAAGTTCAAAAAGCATTAAATATTGAACTTAAAAGCTTTTTTAGTGATAATGGTATGGATTATGAAAAAGTAAATTG carries:
- a CDS encoding topoisomerase DNA-binding C4 zinc finger domain-containing protein; amino-acid sequence: MEKDLDLIANNKIVDHKQYLKDFYLKLDNLSTNYNFDGLKCSKCQIGYILERVSKKGTKFKGCSNYPSCKNAEF